In Haloarcula hispanica ATCC 33960, one DNA window encodes the following:
- a CDS encoding IclR family transcriptional regulator has product MTEREPPTATRQIKSIQTASDILREIQSQSEVTLADLCDDVDVAKSTLHTYLQTLVAEGFIDKSDGVYRLGLRFVPLGESVRNRVDLYQIGKEEVERLAEETSEWVHLTVAYRNREVTLYEHNGGETVAMDYQRRTRESPQYLHCTATGKALLAHFDEAQVTDILASEELVQQTEKTITDPDELRERLAEIRRKGYAINDEEEIRGMRSVGAPIQDVDGAVCGAISVTAPKMRLSGEYLNSDLPELVMEAANIIEVNLESAAARSK; this is encoded by the coding sequence ATGACTGAACGCGAACCGCCGACTGCAACTCGACAGATCAAGTCGATTCAGACTGCGAGCGATATCCTGCGCGAGATTCAGTCACAGTCTGAAGTGACACTTGCGGACCTCTGTGATGACGTAGACGTTGCCAAAAGTACATTGCATACGTATCTACAGACACTTGTTGCAGAGGGTTTTATTGACAAATCAGACGGCGTATATCGGTTGGGGCTGCGGTTCGTCCCACTCGGTGAAAGCGTCCGGAATCGGGTCGACCTCTATCAAATCGGAAAGGAGGAAGTAGAACGGTTAGCCGAAGAGACCAGTGAATGGGTTCACCTCACAGTTGCGTACCGGAACAGGGAGGTAACACTGTACGAGCATAATGGAGGAGAAACAGTAGCCATGGATTATCAACGGCGTACCAGGGAGTCCCCACAATATCTCCACTGTACTGCGACGGGAAAAGCGCTGCTGGCACATTTCGATGAAGCCCAAGTCACTGATATACTGGCCAGTGAAGAACTCGTTCAGCAGACAGAAAAAACGATTACTGATCCAGACGAACTGCGCGAGAGACTCGCAGAAATTCGAAGGAAGGGGTACGCCATAAACGATGAGGAGGAAATCCGGGGTATGCGCTCCGTGGGCGCTCCGATACAGGACGTGGACGGAGCAGTTTGTGGTGCGATCAGTGTAACCGCACCGAAAATGCGACTGTCCGGTGAATACCTCAATAGTGACCTTCCGGAGCTAGTGATGGAGGCAGCAAACATCATCGAGGTCAATTTAGAGTCTGCGGCCGCCCGGAGTAAATAG
- the arcD gene encoding arginine/ornithine antiporter ArcD: MSSEFDIKLYDDIDPEDRPSLGEALIPIIGMLTALGIGIGIYGLDPQFPLLWGIAFTGLFSYYRFDISWDEMYSGITHTLLMGIQVVFILFIVYALISTWIQAGTIPTLMYYGLDLLHPIVFLPLTAIITAAITFAIGSSWTAAGTLGVAFIGIGSGLGLPEPMTAGAILTGAYTGDKQSPLSDTTNLASAVTNTDLYDHINAMRAGTFLAFSIAVVLYAGLGIRASGAIPVDRIAEIQTALTGSFTISPLAFFPLLVTFGLAIYGISAIPALGAGVFAGAITSAVLQGNSFTSVWTVAQSGTSPETGMELVNGLLASGGMVGGAWAVTIAIAALALGGLFECTGIIAVLAHHLGQLSDSVGSLTGITVLSSVSMNVLAAEQYISIVVPGVTLGSLYEEKGLKTENLSRAIESSGTVTSALIPWNSGAVFMAGTLGVSTFQYAPYYFLGFLSPLILILMGVTGWQITYTETETDSQTPSNVAAPADSD, encoded by the coding sequence ATGAGCTCCGAATTCGACATCAAGTTGTACGACGATATTGATCCCGAAGACCGACCCTCTCTGGGAGAAGCGCTGATCCCTATTATCGGGATGCTAACCGCGCTGGGCATTGGTATCGGCATCTATGGACTTGACCCGCAGTTCCCACTCCTCTGGGGCATTGCATTCACTGGGCTGTTCAGTTACTACCGGTTCGATATATCCTGGGACGAGATGTACTCCGGGATTACACATACGCTGCTAATGGGCATTCAGGTCGTGTTTATCCTGTTTATCGTCTACGCTCTCATCTCGACCTGGATACAGGCCGGAACGATTCCGACGCTCATGTACTACGGGCTTGACCTGCTGCACCCGATAGTGTTCCTGCCGCTCACGGCGATCATTACTGCAGCGATAACGTTTGCCATCGGCTCATCATGGACCGCAGCGGGGACGCTCGGTGTTGCCTTCATAGGCATCGGATCGGGACTCGGACTCCCTGAACCGATGACCGCGGGCGCAATCCTCACAGGTGCATACACGGGAGACAAACAGTCACCACTCTCGGACACGACAAACCTCGCTTCGGCGGTGACAAACACTGACCTGTACGACCACATTAACGCAATGCGGGCAGGCACTTTCCTTGCCTTCTCCATTGCTGTTGTCCTGTACGCCGGTCTCGGCATCCGCGCGTCAGGAGCGATTCCCGTGGACCGCATCGCCGAGATACAGACGGCGCTCACGGGCTCGTTCACGATCTCTCCGCTCGCTTTCTTCCCGCTTCTCGTTACATTTGGGCTGGCGATATACGGTATCTCCGCTATTCCAGCTCTTGGTGCTGGTGTCTTTGCCGGTGCGATAACATCGGCCGTGCTTCAGGGGAACTCGTTCACATCGGTCTGGACCGTCGCACAGAGCGGAACAAGCCCGGAAACGGGGATGGAGCTCGTGAACGGCCTCCTCGCAAGCGGTGGGATGGTCGGCGGTGCATGGGCCGTAACAATTGCCATCGCCGCACTCGCACTGGGTGGTCTGTTCGAATGCACTGGGATTATCGCTGTCCTGGCACATCACCTCGGCCAGCTCAGTGACAGCGTCGGTAGCCTCACTGGAATCACGGTCCTGTCATCAGTCTCGATGAATGTCCTTGCGGCAGAACAGTATATCAGTATCGTTGTTCCCGGCGTGACGCTCGGGAGCCTCTACGAAGAGAAGGGCCTCAAGACCGAAAACCTCTCCCGGGCAATTGAGTCCTCTGGCACCGTCACGAGCGCGCTCATTCCGTGGAATAGCGGCGCGGTGTTCATGGCCGGAACGCTTGGCGTCAGTACGTTCCAGTACGCCCCCTACTACTTCTTGGGCTTCCTTTCGCCGCTTATCCTCATTCTCATGGGAGTTACCGGCTGGCAAATCACGTATACCGAGACCGAGACTGACAGCCAGACTCCGAGTAATGTGGCTGCGCCGGCAGATAGTGACTGA
- a CDS encoding DUF4864 domain-containing protein, producing the protein MPEHEYPVTGLPTPSETYSPGDAVALQLNALETNDDPFENAGIMTAYNFASPANRRSTGPLDRFIAMVESPQYRPMIDFGEAVRGPVERNENYAEQRITITGPDGRTTTYEFGLSVQSVGEFRGCWQTDRVVVV; encoded by the coding sequence ATGCCAGAACACGAGTACCCGGTGACCGGCCTTCCGACGCCCAGCGAGACATACAGCCCTGGTGATGCTGTTGCCCTCCAGCTCAATGCGCTAGAAACGAACGACGACCCGTTTGAAAACGCGGGTATCATGACGGCGTACAATTTCGCCTCCCCAGCCAACCGCCGCTCGACTGGGCCACTGGACCGATTTATAGCCATGGTCGAGTCACCGCAGTACCGCCCGATGATCGACTTCGGAGAGGCCGTGCGAGGCCCTGTCGAGCGAAACGAGAACTACGCTGAACAGCGGATAACGATCACAGGGCCGGACGGACGAACGACCACGTACGAGTTCGGTCTATCAGTGCAGTCCGTCGGCGAATTCCGAGGCTGCTGGCAGACCGACCGTGTGGTAGTGGTCTGA
- a CDS encoding DUF3592 domain-containing protein codes for MKVPLGITTLHLSQRNALLLLLAVGLLGFGGYDYVQQSQAVDNAVPVQATITDSSVDRMDGGRGIDYEPEIRYTYQYQGETYTSEQVFPSTGVRTYSDRSRAESVVESYEPGTTARAYVSPADPDDAFLIRERTPWPLQAIAVGGFLSVIGVLSGLGAKNPGQQELRPASEVQPAPRETWVDSHGETIHRLSKQGLSVCFVGFWLSLVALVFGLLNTTGGFEGPPQDIQAAFLGPVGLPMLAGFSFWVGMILSVCLYGVWSFTKYRQLRQRLSAPKPPSPFRHPSRVVTILGTDDGDLSEYGQRVRLTGWAWMIAVGMTGALAYLLYTAG; via the coding sequence ATGAAGGTCCCGCTCGGAATCACGACCCTCCACCTCTCACAGAGGAATGCGCTTCTGTTGCTCCTCGCCGTTGGGCTTCTCGGATTCGGAGGGTACGACTACGTCCAGCAGTCACAGGCGGTCGACAACGCCGTTCCCGTGCAGGCAACCATCACCGATTCCAGTGTCGATCGAATGGACGGCGGACGAGGAATCGACTACGAACCGGAGATCCGCTATACGTACCAGTATCAGGGGGAGACGTACACCAGCGAGCAGGTGTTCCCGAGTACGGGCGTACGGACGTACTCCGACCGATCGAGGGCGGAGTCGGTAGTCGAGTCCTACGAGCCGGGTACGACGGCCCGCGCATACGTCTCACCAGCCGACCCGGACGACGCGTTCCTGATTCGAGAGCGGACGCCGTGGCCGCTGCAAGCCATCGCCGTCGGCGGTTTCCTCTCCGTCATCGGGGTGCTTTCCGGGCTGGGGGCGAAGAACCCGGGCCAGCAGGAGCTCCGTCCGGCAAGCGAGGTGCAGCCAGCGCCACGCGAGACGTGGGTTGACAGCCACGGTGAGACAATCCACCGGCTCTCGAAACAGGGACTCAGTGTCTGTTTCGTCGGGTTCTGGCTCTCGCTGGTCGCGTTAGTTTTCGGCCTGTTGAACACCACTGGTGGGTTCGAAGGCCCGCCACAGGATATTCAGGCAGCCTTTTTAGGACCGGTTGGGCTCCCGATGCTCGCGGGGTTCAGCTTCTGGGTCGGGATGATTCTCTCAGTGTGTCTGTACGGCGTCTGGTCGTTCACCAAGTACCGGCAGCTCCGGCAGCGGCTGTCTGCGCCAAAACCGCCGAGTCCGTTCAGGCATCCGAGTCGGGTCGTCACAATACTCGGAACCGACGACGGTGATTTGAGCGAGTACGGACAGCGTGTCCGGCTAACCGGATGGGCGTGGATGATTGCCGTCGGGATGACGGGAGCACTGGCGTATCTCCTCTACACTGCGGGCTGA
- a CDS encoding hydantoinase B/oxoprolinase family protein — protein MNDEATTSSDEQEAIDPVTLEILRNQLESVATEMGHVLIRGAYSPNIKERQDCSTALFDASGRMVAQAEHIPVHLGAMPDAVDIVLQKDPKPGDVFIVNDPFAGGTHLPDITLVSTIAPNDEIVGYAVSRAHHADVGGSSPGSMPPGAQEIYEEGLRLPAVRLVDGGEPNEAVHDLIRANVRTPDEREADLRAQRAANVRAEERIGELLEEHGATLLDAFDAVIEYSRERVEAELDGLPDGTYRAQDILEGDGVTDTDIPIEVAVTIDGASIAVDFDGTADQVAGNLNAPLSVAKSAVYFVVRAITDPEIPPNHGCYEPVSVSVPEGSILDPKPPAAVVGGNVETSQRVMDVTLAALAEAVPDKVPAGGQGTMNNLIIGDRTGDFTYYETIGGGFGARPEKDGMDGVQVGMTNTLNTPVEAMETEYPLRVERYALRPSSGGDGRYRGGLGLERTVTVETDATVSLLTERRRTAPAGIDGGEDGATGENLVDGEPVPAKASVDVEAGTTVSVRTPGGGGHGDPAERDPAARERDRRDGKVDDE, from the coding sequence ATGAATGACGAAGCCACCACATCGAGTGACGAACAGGAGGCAATCGACCCCGTAACGCTGGAAATACTCAGGAACCAGCTAGAAAGCGTTGCAACCGAGATGGGACATGTGCTCATCCGGGGGGCGTACTCCCCGAACATCAAGGAGCGACAGGACTGTTCGACGGCGCTCTTCGACGCGTCGGGTCGGATGGTCGCACAGGCGGAGCATATTCCGGTCCACCTCGGCGCGATGCCCGACGCGGTGGATATTGTCCTCCAGAAGGACCCGAAACCGGGCGACGTCTTCATCGTCAACGACCCGTTCGCCGGCGGGACACACCTCCCGGACATCACGCTCGTCTCGACGATCGCGCCCAACGACGAGATAGTCGGGTACGCCGTCTCGCGAGCCCATCATGCCGACGTAGGCGGGAGTTCGCCGGGAAGTATGCCACCGGGTGCACAGGAGATTTACGAGGAAGGGCTTCGACTGCCCGCGGTTCGACTCGTCGACGGCGGCGAGCCCAACGAGGCGGTCCACGACCTCATCCGTGCCAACGTCCGGACACCGGACGAGCGCGAGGCGGATCTGCGAGCCCAGCGCGCCGCGAACGTCCGGGCCGAGGAACGCATCGGTGAACTCCTCGAAGAACACGGGGCGACCCTGCTCGACGCGTTCGATGCTGTCATCGAGTACTCCCGCGAGCGGGTCGAAGCTGAACTCGACGGGCTCCCGGACGGGACGTATCGAGCGCAGGATATCCTCGAAGGCGACGGCGTGACCGATACCGACATCCCGATTGAGGTGGCCGTCACCATCGATGGGGCCTCGATAGCTGTCGACTTCGATGGGACCGCCGACCAAGTGGCGGGCAACCTGAACGCGCCGCTTTCAGTCGCGAAGAGCGCGGTCTACTTCGTCGTCCGAGCGATAACCGACCCGGAGATTCCGCCGAACCACGGCTGTTACGAGCCGGTATCCGTGTCCGTACCTGAAGGGTCGATACTCGACCCGAAGCCGCCAGCAGCGGTCGTCGGTGGCAACGTCGAGACCAGCCAGCGCGTCATGGACGTCACGCTGGCGGCGCTTGCCGAAGCAGTCCCCGACAAGGTTCCTGCCGGTGGACAGGGAACGATGAACAACCTCATCATCGGCGACCGAACCGGCGATTTCACGTATTACGAGACAATCGGCGGCGGGTTCGGTGCCAGGCCCGAGAAGGACGGGATGGACGGCGTCCAGGTCGGAATGACAAACACGCTCAACACGCCCGTCGAAGCGATGGAGACCGAGTATCCGCTCCGGGTCGAGCGGTACGCGCTGCGTCCGTCGAGCGGCGGCGACGGCCGATACCGTGGCGGCCTGGGCCTCGAACGAACCGTCACCGTCGAGACAGACGCCACCGTGTCCCTACTGACGGAGCGCCGGCGGACGGCCCCCGCTGGAATCGACGGCGGCGAAGACGGCGCGACAGGGGAGAATCTGGTCGACGGCGAACCGGTCCCCGCGAAGGCCTCCGTTGACGTCGAGGCCGGGACGACCGTCTCGGTCCGAACGCCCGGTGGCGGCGGGCACGGTGACCCAGCAGAGCGGGACCCGGCAGCGAGGGAACGTGACCGACGCGACGGAAAGGTAGACGACGAGTGA
- a CDS encoding hydantoinase/oxoprolinase family protein, with protein sequence MGDRRIGVDVGGTFTDVTLSLDGTLVTAKVPSTEDQSEGVIAGIEKACEAADIDPESVTEFSHAMTVSVNALLEEDGAKTALVTTDGFRDVLEIGRQDRPSLYDLSAEKPTPLVPRRRRFEVSERTTTDGIEEPVDEAEVRAIAAQLRDLDVESVAVSLLHAYAHPENEQHVADILRDELDVPVSASHEVLAEFREYERTSTTAVDAYVRPAIDHYVSHLTDRARDLGVPQPRIMQANGGITDADTVRRNAVTTVLSGPAAGVVGAGSMAADEQDGLVTFDMGGTSSDVSLVRDGEAERTTEGVINERPIKTPMVDVETVGAGGGSIAWVDAGGALRIGPRSAGADPGPACYGKGGTEPTVTDANLVLGYIGASTSLGGELSLDEDAAYDALADLADEAGLGGPLEAARGVYRVANANMTRAIRSVTVERGYDPRKFGLAAFGGAGPMHAASIADSLDIDRVVIPRASGVLSAYGLLAADEKRDAVRTYQRSLGAVDPDDVDAVYEELSEELLAEVSDREAATVRHSADLRYAGQSFELTVDVDRPFDTADARERFGAAHESAYGYRADESVELVNCRVTTTVERSAPPVEYDADGDPQKGSREAVFADEVRETPVYERPKLPPRDEIDGPAIVEGDESTIVIPPAWNVRVRDDGTLTAEVSDE encoded by the coding sequence ATGGGAGACCGGCGGATCGGTGTCGACGTCGGTGGAACCTTCACCGACGTGACGCTGTCGCTCGACGGCACGCTCGTAACTGCGAAAGTCCCGAGCACCGAAGACCAGAGCGAGGGCGTAATCGCCGGGATCGAGAAGGCCTGCGAAGCGGCCGACATCGACCCGGAGAGCGTGACCGAGTTCTCTCACGCGATGACCGTCTCGGTCAACGCACTCCTCGAAGAGGACGGCGCAAAGACCGCGCTCGTCACGACCGACGGGTTCCGGGACGTGCTGGAAATCGGCCGCCAGGATCGCCCGTCGCTGTATGACCTGTCCGCGGAAAAGCCGACACCGCTGGTTCCCAGACGCCGACGCTTCGAAGTGTCCGAACGGACGACCACCGACGGTATCGAAGAGCCCGTCGACGAGGCCGAAGTCCGGGCAATCGCCGCGCAGTTACGCGATCTGGATGTCGAATCCGTCGCCGTCTCGCTCTTGCACGCGTACGCGCACCCTGAAAACGAACAGCACGTCGCAGACATCCTGCGGGACGAACTCGACGTTCCCGTCTCGGCTTCCCACGAAGTCCTCGCCGAGTTCCGCGAGTACGAACGAACCTCGACGACGGCCGTCGACGCGTACGTACGGCCGGCGATTGACCACTACGTCAGTCACCTCACCGACCGTGCTCGGGACCTCGGGGTTCCACAGCCACGGATCATGCAGGCCAACGGCGGCATCACCGACGCCGATACCGTCAGGCGGAACGCTGTGACGACGGTTCTCTCGGGCCCTGCCGCCGGCGTCGTGGGGGCAGGGTCGATGGCGGCCGACGAACAGGACGGGCTGGTCACGTTCGACATGGGCGGGACCTCTAGCGACGTGAGTCTCGTCCGCGACGGCGAGGCCGAACGGACCACGGAGGGCGTCATCAACGAGCGGCCGATCAAGACGCCGATGGTCGATGTCGAAACAGTCGGAGCCGGCGGCGGGTCCATCGCCTGGGTCGACGCCGGGGGGGCACTCCGGATCGGACCACGTTCCGCCGGGGCCGACCCCGGCCCCGCCTGCTACGGGAAGGGCGGGACTGAGCCGACCGTCACCGACGCCAACCTCGTGCTGGGCTACATCGGTGCAAGCACCAGCCTGGGTGGGGAACTATCGCTCGACGAGGACGCGGCATACGATGCACTCGCGGACCTTGCCGACGAGGCAGGACTCGGCGGTCCACTGGAAGCCGCCCGGGGCGTCTATCGCGTCGCGAACGCGAACATGACCAGGGCCATCCGTTCTGTGACCGTCGAGCGTGGGTACGACCCGCGGAAGTTCGGCCTCGCCGCATTCGGGGGTGCCGGGCCGATGCACGCGGCGTCCATCGCGGACAGCCTCGATATCGACCGGGTCGTGATTCCGCGCGCCTCAGGCGTGTTGTCGGCATATGGCCTGCTCGCAGCCGACGAGAAGCGCGACGCAGTACGGACGTATCAGCGCTCGCTCGGCGCGGTCGACCCCGACGATGTCGACGCAGTCTACGAGGAGTTGTCCGAAGAGCTACTGGCTGAAGTCAGCGACCGCGAGGCGGCGACAGTGCGACACTCAGCCGACCTCCGGTATGCCGGCCAGAGCTTCGAACTCACCGTGGACGTCGACCGGCCGTTCGACACCGCAGACGCCCGCGAGCGGTTCGGAGCAGCCCACGAGTCCGCGTACGGGTATCGGGCAGACGAATCCGTCGAACTGGTGAACTGTCGCGTGACGACGACCGTCGAGCGGAGCGCACCGCCGGTCGAGTACGATGCCGATGGCGACCCACAGAAGGGCTCTCGCGAGGCGGTGTTCGCCGATGAGGTCCGCGAAACCCCGGTTTACGAGCGGCCGAAGTTGCCACCACGGGACGAAATCGACGGCCCCGCGATTGTCGAGGGCGATGAGAGCACAATCGTCATCCCACCGGCCTGGAATGTCCGGGTTCGCGATGACGGGACGCTGACAGCAGAGGTGAGCGACGAATGA
- a CDS encoding Nramp family divalent metal transporter, with product MSITKRLKAVGPGAMVAAAFIGPGTVTTASVTGAEFGYALLWTMVFSIGATIVLQEMSARLGLVSGEGLGEALRERFDNQIVEYVSIFLVVGAIGIGTAAYEAGNILGGAAGLATITGIDSTVWGVVMGLVAGLLLYTGRYKLIEKALIGLVAVMAFSFVASAILIGPDPGSIAMGFVPGIPSGSLYLITGLIGTTIVGYNLFLHASNVQERWSGPDDIGHSRIDTVLSIVAGGVITITIMVTAAAAFEPGTQISDIGRMAEQLRPIAGPYAELFFSIGIFAAGFTSATTAPLAGAWATTGALGWDSDMQSTQFRAVWGTILSVGVLSVLLGGSPVQIIVFAQVVNGILLPIVAVFLIYAMNQLDLLGEYTNGSIANALGAIVTLIVVWLGVRTLLSVAGVL from the coding sequence ATGAGCATTACAAAACGACTCAAAGCCGTCGGTCCAGGAGCGATGGTCGCGGCCGCGTTCATCGGCCCAGGCACGGTCACGACTGCGAGCGTCACCGGGGCGGAGTTCGGCTATGCGCTTCTGTGGACAATGGTCTTCTCGATTGGGGCAACGATCGTTCTCCAAGAGATGAGCGCGCGACTGGGCCTCGTCTCGGGCGAAGGACTTGGTGAAGCACTTCGAGAGCGGTTCGACAATCAGATCGTCGAATACGTGAGTATATTCCTCGTTGTCGGCGCGATCGGCATCGGGACTGCCGCCTACGAGGCCGGGAACATCCTCGGCGGTGCCGCAGGGCTCGCAACGATCACGGGTATCGACTCGACGGTGTGGGGCGTCGTGATGGGGCTCGTCGCCGGACTCCTGCTCTACACTGGGCGCTACAAGCTGATCGAGAAAGCGCTCATTGGGCTGGTCGCCGTGATGGCGTTTTCATTCGTGGCGTCGGCGATCCTCATCGGTCCCGATCCCGGTTCGATTGCGATGGGGTTCGTCCCCGGTATCCCCTCGGGGTCGCTGTACCTCATCACCGGCCTCATCGGAACGACCATCGTCGGGTACAACCTGTTCCTGCATGCGAGTAACGTCCAGGAGCGGTGGAGCGGTCCCGACGATATCGGCCACTCCCGCATCGACACGGTGCTCTCGATCGTCGCAGGCGGCGTGATCACGATTACGATTATGGTCACCGCGGCTGCAGCGTTCGAGCCAGGAACCCAGATCAGCGATATCGGCCGGATGGCCGAACAGCTGCGACCCATCGCGGGTCCGTACGCCGAACTGTTCTTCAGCATCGGCATCTTTGCCGCCGGGTTCACGAGCGCGACGACAGCACCGCTTGCGGGCGCGTGGGCGACCACAGGTGCACTCGGCTGGGATTCGGATATGCAGAGCACACAGTTCCGTGCGGTCTGGGGGACGATCCTCAGTGTCGGGGTTCTTTCGGTGTTGCTGGGCGGCAGCCCCGTCCAGATCATCGTGTTTGCACAGGTGGTCAACGGGATTTTATTGCCGATCGTCGCGGTATTCCTGATATACGCGATGAACCAGCTGGACCTCCTCGGCGAGTACACGAACGGGTCGATAGCGAACGCCCTCGGCGCGATTGTGACGCTCATCGTCGTGTGGCTCGGCGTTCGGACGCTGCTCAGCGTCGCGGGGGTGCTGTAG
- a CDS encoding ribbon-helix-helix protein, CopG family, whose product MPTDRVTVSLDEETKETLEDLTDRTGESQSQLIREAIAFYAANFDSAHASDSDHLQTYYEMLSTGEHVLLDIDLLHALLSQFSDPAQRDEGVLEMIDQVAQYHAQEYAERFDSLEDVLEWLSLCGFLTVRRDEKGSFHVVFPSESVRWLMIRFIRGSITDLPFEIEIEESVSKVLLRER is encoded by the coding sequence ATGCCAACCGACCGCGTCACCGTCTCTCTCGACGAGGAGACCAAGGAGACGTTAGAGGATCTGACCGACCGAACTGGGGAAAGTCAAAGCCAACTGATCCGCGAGGCAATCGCGTTCTACGCGGCGAACTTCGACTCGGCGCACGCGAGCGACAGCGACCACCTCCAGACGTACTACGAGATGCTCTCGACGGGCGAACATGTGCTTCTGGATATCGACTTGCTGCACGCACTCCTGAGCCAGTTTAGTGATCCAGCACAACGTGACGAGGGGGTTCTCGAAATGATCGATCAGGTAGCCCAATACCACGCACAGGAGTACGCCGAGCGGTTCGATTCACTCGAAGACGTTCTCGAATGGCTCTCGCTGTGTGGGTTCCTGACCGTTCGACGGGACGAAAAAGGGAGTTTCCACGTTGTTTTCCCATCCGAGTCGGTGCGATGGTTGATGATCCGGTTCATCCGCGGTAGCATCACCGACCTCCCGTTCGAAATCGAGATCGAAGAGAGCGTTTCGAAGGTGCTGTTGCGAGAACGCTAG
- a CDS encoding Glu/Leu/Phe/Val family dehydrogenase, translating into MSDVNPYQSLRTQIDAAAQYLDISEGQLERLKTPERILETNLSVEMDDGSVEVFRAYRSQFNGDRGPYKGGIRYHPQVDRDEVKALSGWMVYKTATGDIPLGGGKGGIVIDPSNYSESELERVTRSFAKELTPLIGADRDVPAPDVNTGQREMNWIKDTYETLENTTEPGVITGKDLASGGSEGRVEATGRSTVVAAREAFEYLDKDLEGATVAVQGYGNAGWIAAKLIHQMGANVVAVSDSSGAIYSEASFDPVAVKDYKRETGSVVGYPDAAEELTNEELLTLDVDLLIPAALENAIDEPLAHDISADVISEAANGPITPAADDVLSDRETLVIPDILANAGGVIVSYFEWVQNRQRFYWSEERVNEELDSIIVDQFGNLVDAYEERNLPSLRTAAYVVALQRVMNAGEQRGTWP; encoded by the coding sequence ATGTCTGATGTAAATCCGTACCAGAGTCTACGGACACAGATAGATGCAGCAGCACAATATTTAGACATTTCAGAGGGACAGCTGGAACGGCTGAAAACTCCCGAGCGGATACTGGAGACGAACCTGTCTGTCGAGATGGACGACGGGTCGGTCGAGGTGTTCCGTGCGTACCGGTCACAGTTCAACGGTGACCGCGGCCCATACAAGGGCGGAATCCGCTATCACCCGCAGGTAGACCGGGACGAGGTCAAGGCGCTCTCCGGCTGGATGGTCTACAAGACGGCGACGGGCGATATCCCGCTCGGCGGCGGGAAAGGCGGCATCGTCATCGACCCGAGTAATTATTCCGAGAGCGAACTCGAACGGGTCACGCGCTCGTTCGCGAAGGAACTGACGCCGCTGATTGGGGCTGACCGCGACGTGCCCGCACCAGATGTCAACACGGGCCAGCGCGAGATGAACTGGATCAAGGACACCTACGAGACACTCGAAAACACGACCGAACCCGGCGTCATCACCGGGAAGGACCTCGCAAGCGGTGGCAGCGAAGGCCGCGTCGAAGCGACCGGGCGTTCGACGGTCGTCGCAGCGCGTGAAGCCTTCGAGTATCTCGACAAGGACCTCGAAGGCGCAACGGTCGCAGTCCAGGGCTACGGAAACGCCGGCTGGATCGCGGCGAAACTCATTCACCAGATGGGTGCCAACGTCGTCGCCGTGTCCGATTCGAGCGGGGCTATCTACAGCGAAGCGTCGTTCGACCCCGTCGCAGTCAAGGACTACAAACGCGAAACCGGGAGCGTCGTCGGATATCCGGACGCAGCGGAGGAACTCACGAACGAGGAACTGCTCACGCTTGATGTCGACCTGTTGATCCCGGCCGCACTCGAGAACGCCATCGACGAGCCCCTGGCACATGACATCTCCGCCGACGTCATCTCTGAGGCCGCAAACGGCCCGATTACCCCCGCAGCGGACGACGTTCTCAGCGACCGCGAGACGCTGGTCATTCCGGATATCCTCGCGAACGCAGGCGGCGTCATCGTGTCGTACTTCGAGTGGGTCCAGAACCGACAGCGCTTCTACTGGTCCGAAGAGCGCGTGAACGAGGAACTGGACTCGATTATCGTCGACCAGTTCGGGAACCTCGTCGACGCCTACGAGGAGCGGAACCTCCCGTCGCTCCGAACCGCCGCGTACGTCGTCGCACTCCAGCGGGTCATGAACGCTGGCGAGCAGCGCGGCACCTGGCCATAG